From Methanobrevibacter millerae, one genomic window encodes:
- a CDS encoding type I restriction-modification system subunit M, translating to MVTNLETKLFAVADELRGNMDANEYKNYILGFIFYRYLSEKQENYLNEELKLDEVTFQEACEDEEWKKDLKEDSVNTLGYFINPEYLFSSIIEKCKTNQTIRNDLKQAFNDITNSSQGHESEDDFDNLFDDVDLDSTKLGKKDGDKNQKISDVLLLLNDIDFEFDNEESDILGDAYEYLISQFASEAGKKAGEFYTPQEVSKILAKVVTLGKDRIKNVYDPTCGSGSLLLRISKEAKVANYYGQELNTTTFNLARMNMILHGVKYDKFDIKQGDTLEDPQHKEMRFDAVVANPPFSAKWSASKEMEMDSRFSAYGKLAPKSKADYAFVQHMIYQLNESGTMAIVLPHGVLFRGAAEGKIREYLVGEKNYLDAVIGLPANLFYGTSIPTCILIFKKCREDDQDILFIDASKDFEKVKNQNKLRAEDIEKIVNTYANREEIEKYSHKASLEEIEENDFNLNIPRYVDTFEEEEPVDLDEVCDELERISKEMDEVDAEIKKYCEELGIRTPKF from the coding sequence ATGGTTACAAACTTGGAAACAAAATTATTTGCAGTTGCAGATGAATTAAGAGGAAATATGGATGCGAATGAATATAAAAACTATATTTTAGGATTTATATTTTATCGTTATTTATCAGAAAAACAAGAAAACTACCTAAATGAAGAATTGAAACTAGATGAAGTTACATTCCAAGAAGCATGTGAAGATGAAGAATGGAAAAAAGATCTTAAAGAAGATAGTGTAAATACATTAGGTTACTTTATCAATCCAGAATATTTATTTAGCTCAATTATAGAAAAATGTAAAACTAATCAAACCATCAGGAATGATTTAAAACAAGCTTTTAATGATATAACTAATTCTTCACAAGGACATGAAAGTGAAGATGATTTTGATAACCTATTTGATGATGTAGATTTAGATTCAACAAAATTAGGTAAAAAAGATGGAGATAAAAACCAAAAAATATCTGATGTATTGTTATTATTAAATGATATTGACTTTGAATTTGATAATGAAGAATCAGACATTCTAGGAGATGCATATGAATATTTAATTAGCCAATTTGCATCTGAAGCAGGAAAAAAAGCGGGAGAATTTTATACTCCACAAGAGGTATCAAAAATTCTAGCTAAAGTTGTAACACTTGGAAAAGATAGAATAAAGAATGTGTATGACCCTACTTGTGGTTCAGGTTCATTACTATTAAGAATTTCAAAAGAAGCAAAAGTAGCAAACTACTATGGACAAGAACTAAACACTACAACATTCAACTTAGCTAGAATGAATATGATATTGCATGGAGTCAAATATGATAAATTTGATATAAAGCAAGGAGATACATTAGAAGACCCACAACACAAAGAAATGAGATTTGACGCTGTAGTTGCGAATCCTCCATTCTCTGCAAAATGGAGTGCAAGCAAAGAAATGGAAATGGACAGTAGATTCAGCGCTTATGGTAAATTAGCACCTAAAAGTAAAGCAGATTATGCTTTCGTGCAACATATGATTTACCAATTAAATGAAAGCGGAACAATGGCAATTGTGTTGCCTCATGGAGTATTATTCAGAGGAGCAGCAGAAGGTAAAATCCGTGAATATTTGGTAGGAGAAAAAAATTACTTAGACGCAGTAATAGGATTGCCTGCAAATCTATTTTATGGAACTTCCATTCCAACATGTATTTTAATCTTTAAAAAATGCAGGGAAGATGATCAGGACATATTATTCATAGATGCAAGTAAAGACTTTGAAAAAGTTAAAAACCAAAATAAATTAAGAGCAGAAGACATTGAAAAAATTGTTAATACTTATGCTAATCGTGAAGAAATCGAAAAATACTCACATAAAGCAAGTTTAGAAGAAATTGAAGAAAACGATTTCAATTTAAACATTCCTAGATATGTCGATACTTTTGAAGAAGAAGAACCAGTTGATTTAGATGAAGTATGTGATGAATTAGAAAGAATATCCAAAGAAATGGATGAAGTAGATGCTGAAATCAAAAAATACTGTGAAGAATTAGGTATTAGAACACCAAAATTTTAA
- a CDS encoding type I restriction endonuclease subunit R, translating to MPVDVESEKMLEDKFIKQLQGMGYEFIKIKNEEELNANFKIQLEKLNKKELNGKPLTDDEFERILIYLDSGSVFDKADKLRDEYTIKRDNEMSVSIKFLNQKDWCKNIFQVSNQITMRGTHENRYDVTILINGLPLVQVELKRRSIAISEAFNQVKRYMKTSYKNLFGYIQIFIVSNGLYTKYFANGRPNDVDFGYTFYWKDKDNNNIYPLNEFTEDFLEKCNIAKMISKFMVLNESTKELMVLRAYQKYAVDAVLTQALENKKNGYVYHTTGSGKTLTSFKVSQLLAEEPSIYKVIFVVDRRDLNDQTNKEFNKFCPKCVGTSEHTGALVKNLLSDKNPLITTTIQKLAIAVNRKHTSKKLEKIRDKNIIFIYDECHRSQFGKMQQDISNFFKNSLSYGFTGTPIFEENAMGHKTTKTIFGERLHTYMIKDAIADYNVLGFSIDYYNTLKIKEGVIDEKVHSIKINEAYAHKDRLNLIVDHILDSYNVKTKDSEFNAIFAVSQKTKDNPTGFIHDYYKLFKEKIKERNLNFKIATIFTYAPNENFDDREKHSQELLDEYMVDYNEMFGTNFDTETMGEYHRDVCKRMKNREIDLLLVINMFLTGFDSKLLNTLYVDKNLEYHGLLQAFSRTNRICNPRKSHGNIVCYRPLQEKVDEAIALFSNNAPSEDILLPTYKALVKRFNEDLDRLYELVQTAQDAYNLQSESKKKDFVLAFKKLIKTKNKLETFVEFSFNDLNIDEQEYEDFTGAYLNIKETGTDGGYGAGGISILDDIDFELDLLRNDKINVDYILELLENMNIKDNYDKERERIVKMMENTVNLRSKIKLMEKFMDYELNHIRGKGLNIKEEFDTFIQNEKRQAICDLIDEEELIEEVTRDLLSEYEFSEKLDEQLIREAFKDKTLKYKDRKAKIRKVKDEILAIFDMFNFE from the coding sequence ATGCCAGTTGATGTCGAAAGTGAAAAAATGCTTGAAGATAAATTCATCAAACAACTTCAAGGAATGGGATATGAATTTATTAAAATAAAAAATGAAGAAGAATTGAATGCAAACTTTAAAATTCAATTAGAAAAATTAAATAAGAAAGAACTCAATGGAAAACCATTAACTGATGATGAATTTGAAAGAATACTCATTTATTTAGATTCAGGTTCAGTATTCGACAAAGCAGACAAACTAAGAGATGAATACACGATAAAAAGAGACAATGAAATGTCAGTGTCAATTAAATTTTTAAATCAAAAAGATTGGTGTAAAAATATCTTTCAAGTATCTAACCAAATTACTATGAGAGGAACACATGAAAACCGTTATGATGTTACTATATTAATTAATGGATTGCCATTGGTTCAAGTTGAACTCAAAAGAAGGTCAATAGCAATATCTGAAGCTTTTAATCAAGTTAAAAGATACATGAAAACATCATATAAGAATTTATTTGGTTATATTCAAATCTTCATTGTAAGTAATGGATTATATACAAAATATTTTGCTAATGGTAGGCCTAACGATGTTGATTTCGGATACACATTCTATTGGAAAGATAAAGACAATAATAACATTTACCCACTAAATGAATTTACAGAAGACTTTCTAGAGAAATGCAATATTGCTAAAATGATTTCTAAATTCATGGTATTAAATGAATCCACAAAAGAGCTCATGGTTTTAAGAGCATATCAAAAATATGCTGTAGATGCAGTATTAACTCAAGCATTAGAAAATAAAAAGAATGGATATGTATATCACACTACTGGTAGTGGTAAAACATTAACGTCTTTCAAAGTCAGCCAATTATTAGCTGAAGAACCCTCTATTTATAAAGTTATATTTGTTGTTGATAGACGAGACTTAAATGATCAAACTAATAAGGAATTCAATAAATTCTGCCCTAAATGTGTTGGAACATCGGAACATACTGGAGCATTAGTTAAAAATCTTTTAAGTGATAAAAATCCACTTATCACAACTACCATCCAAAAATTAGCTATTGCAGTAAATAGAAAACATACTAGTAAAAAATTAGAAAAAATTAGAGATAAAAATATCATTTTTATTTATGACGAGTGTCATAGAAGTCAATTTGGCAAAATGCAGCAAGATATAAGTAATTTCTTTAAAAATAGTTTATCTTATGGTTTTACAGGAACTCCAATATTTGAAGAAAATGCAATGGGCCATAAGACTACTAAAACAATATTCGGTGAGAGATTACACACTTATATGATTAAAGATGCAATAGCTGATTATAATGTGTTAGGATTCTCAATAGATTACTATAACACATTAAAAATTAAAGAGGGCGTCATTGATGAGAAAGTACACTCCATTAAAATTAATGAAGCTTATGCACATAAAGACAGATTAAATTTAATCGTTGATCATATCTTGGATAGCTATAATGTAAAAACAAAAGACAGTGAATTTAATGCTATTTTTGCAGTTTCTCAAAAAACTAAAGATAATCCAACAGGATTCATTCACGACTATTATAAATTATTTAAAGAAAAAATAAAAGAAAGGAACTTAAATTTTAAAATAGCTACAATCTTTACATATGCACCTAATGAGAATTTTGATGATAGGGAAAAGCATTCACAAGAATTATTAGATGAATATATGGTAGATTACAATGAAATGTTTGGAACTAACTTCGATACAGAAACTATGGGAGAATACCATCGGGACGTATGTAAAAGAATGAAAAATCGTGAAATAGATTTACTATTAGTTATAAACATGTTTTTAACTGGTTTTGACAGTAAGTTACTAAATACATTATATGTCGATAAAAACCTTGAATATCATGGATTGTTACAAGCATTTTCCAGAACAAATAGAATCTGTAATCCTCGTAAATCTCATGGGAATATTGTATGTTATAGGCCGCTTCAGGAAAAAGTTGATGAAGCAATAGCTTTATTCTCAAATAATGCACCATCAGAAGATATTCTTCTGCCAACTTACAAAGCCCTTGTAAAAAGATTTAATGAGGATTTAGATAGATTATATGAGCTAGTTCAAACAGCTCAGGATGCTTATAATCTTCAAAGTGAAAGTAAAAAGAAAGATTTTGTATTAGCATTTAAAAAACTTATTAAAACAAAAAATAAATTAGAAACATTTGTAGAATTTAGTTTTAACGATTTAAACATTGATGAACAGGAATATGAAGATTTCACAGGAGCTTATTTAAATATAAAAGAAACCGGCACTGATGGAGGATATGGTGCTGGAGGAATATCAATATTGGATGATATTGATTTTGAATTGGATCTGCTTAGAAATGACAAGATTAATGTAGATTATATTCTTGAATTACTTGAAAACATGAATATAAAAGATAATTATGATAAAGAAAGAGAAAGAATTGTTAAAATGATGGAAAACACCGTTAATTTAAGAAGTAAGATTAAATTAATGGAAAAATTCATGGACTATGAACTAAATCACATAAGAGGTAAAGGTCTGAATATTAAAGAGGAATTCGATACATTTATTCAAAATGAAAAAAGACAAGCCATATGTGATTTAATTGATGAGGAGGAATTAATAGAAGAGGTTACACGTGATTTATTAAGTGAATACGAATTTTCTGAAAAATTAGATGAACAATTAATTAGAGAAGCATTTAAAGATAAAACTTTGAAATATAAAGATAGGAAAGCAAAAATTAGAAAAGTTAAAGATGAAATTTTAGCAATATTTGATATGTTTAATTTTGAATAG
- a CDS encoding winged helix-turn-helix domain-containing protein, translating to MSLPKYKDFLVPVLEFFKDNRIHSKNEVSNYLIDLFELTDEDINQKNNTGKVSIFNSRVNRAISDLVRSDLLKKEKRSIFQISEEGLLLSKKDSEEIQKIIIKKIRSSRRVRPINDSLDINIKSFGAISESKMDIGKINVVGGQNATGKSTTSKLLYCFLKYSSANRQKEAYESVIDQIESLFLMSRRLYPLREGFNFAEFFHKTSLNTYEMLELYGKFKEFVYDEEFDEVYPRRRTKTRIFDEIEEIDKLIEIIEEDGIPLFNLIMNNLLESEFSNKMKGYVEFKGVLNGNEFKFSSNFSNGYNFNKEGELFINDVFYIDSFSSLDINQINGLNNTNHVQSLLKAFNKKSDESYDLFDPIKNPNIRKLEKDINTLLKGKFHYEDNELKYSDDYGITCSMSNTASGIKQIGIIQLLLGYRKLKPNSFLIIDEPEVNLHPEWQIKLAEILVILAKNLDVKIYINTHSPMFIEAMSLYSEYYGLLNDTNVYLTEKHKLGGFTFKKIDPKDMGAVYENLSRPYDDLDKIKSKLIFRS from the coding sequence ATGAGTCTGCCAAAATATAAAGATTTTCTTGTTCCAGTTCTAGAATTCTTCAAAGATAATAGAATCCATTCAAAAAACGAAGTTTCAAACTATCTAATTGATTTATTTGAACTAACTGATGAAGACATTAATCAAAAAAATAATACTGGTAAAGTTTCTATATTCAATTCAAGAGTAAATAGGGCTATTTCTGATTTAGTTAGAAGTGATCTATTAAAAAAAGAAAAAAGAAGCATTTTTCAAATTTCAGAAGAAGGTTTGCTTCTCTCTAAAAAAGATTCAGAAGAAATTCAAAAAATAATTATAAAAAAAATAAGGTCTAGTCGTAGAGTTAGGCCTATTAATGATTCACTTGATATTAACATTAAGTCTTTTGGAGCAATTTCAGAGTCAAAAATGGATATTGGTAAAATTAATGTTGTTGGTGGACAAAATGCAACAGGTAAATCTACAACAAGTAAATTATTATATTGCTTTTTGAAATATAGTTCAGCTAATCGTCAAAAAGAAGCTTATGAATCAGTAATTGATCAGATTGAAAGTTTATTTTTAATGAGTAGAAGATTATATCCTCTAAGAGAAGGTTTTAATTTTGCAGAATTTTTTCATAAGACTTCATTAAATACATATGAAATGTTAGAACTTTATGGAAAATTTAAAGAATTTGTTTATGATGAAGAATTTGATGAAGTTTATCCAAGACGCAGAACAAAAACTAGAATTTTTGATGAAATCGAAGAGATTGATAAGTTAATAGAGATAATAGAAGAAGATGGAATTCCTTTATTTAATTTAATAATGAATAATTTATTGGAATCTGAATTTTCAAATAAGATGAAAGGTTATGTCGAATTTAAAGGGGTTTTAAATGGCAATGAATTTAAATTTTCATCAAACTTCAGCAATGGATATAATTTTAATAAAGAAGGAGAATTGTTTATAAATGATGTTTTCTATATCGATTCATTTTCATCACTGGATATTAATCAAATTAATGGCTTAAATAATACTAATCATGTACAATCATTGTTAAAGGCATTTAATAAAAAATCTGATGAATCTTATGATTTATTTGATCCAATAAAAAACCCCAATATAAGAAAACTTGAAAAGGACATAAATACATTATTAAAAGGTAAATTTCATTATGAAGATAATGAATTAAAATATTCTGATGATTACGGAATAACCTGTTCCATGAGTAATACCGCTTCAGGAATTAAGCAAATTGGAATCATACAACTATTATTAGGCTATCGGAAGCTAAAACCAAATTCATTTTTAATCATTGATGAACCTGAAGTTAACTTGCATCCTGAATGGCAAATCAAGTTAGCTGAAATACTTGTAATATTAGCAAAAAATCTTGATGTTAAGATTTACATTAACACCCATAGCCCAATGTTTATTGAAGCCATGAGTTTATATTCTGAGTATTATGGCTTATTAAATGATACAAATGTTTATTTAACTGAAAAACATAAGCTTGGAGGATTCACATTCAAAAAAATTGATCCGAAAGACATGGGTGCCGTTTATGAAAACCTATCAAGACCTTATGATGATTTAGATAAGATTAAATCAAAATTAATATTTAGAAGTTAA
- a CDS encoding plasmid pRiA4b ORF-3 family protein → MKGFEIKIQLYGIYPQISRELILPEKTTFPEFQKIICKLFSLDNETPLGFWHDTEFDGYIDPKNFLVEKYIYQKFYFEHYDFNNKEVWYEVTLNRVVDYDRNYATITNYSGDFNLDKIQEELKSMTILRNRAYDIIINCEKTKEVIKREFLIPEKTTFNQLEKIIMIAFDTKPISFERDDVLVDDCFKKSIKIYSQNKEFNIDVKKRIYSDKRFPLLINYEGGLNPFDLWWEYYPKVPVDECQCSLDDFINTEEAIDSHS, encoded by the coding sequence ATGAAAGGTTTTGAAATTAAAATTCAATTGTATGGAATTTACCCTCAAATCTCAAGGGAATTGATTTTACCGGAAAAGACAACATTTCCGGAGTTTCAAAAAATCATTTGCAAATTATTCTCTCTTGATAATGAAACACCTCTTGGTTTCTGGCATGACACTGAATTCGATGGTTATATTGACCCTAAAAATTTCTTAGTTGAAAAATACATATACCAGAAATTTTATTTTGAACATTATGATTTTAACAACAAAGAAGTATGGTATGAAGTCACCCTAAACAGGGTTGTTGATTACGATAGGAATTATGCAACGATAACCAATTACTCAGGAGACTTTAACCTAGATAAAATCCAAGAGGAATTAAAAAGCATGACAATCCTGAGAAACAGAGCTTATGACATAATTATCAATTGCGAAAAGACAAAAGAAGTCATCAAAAGGGAGTTTCTGATTCCTGAAAAAACAACTTTCAATCAGTTGGAGAAAATTATCATGATAGCTTTCGATACAAAGCCCATTTCATTTGAAAGAGATGATGTTTTGGTTGATGACTGCTTTAAAAAGTCAATTAAAATATATAGCCAAAATAAGGAATTCAACATAGACGTTAAAAAGAGAATTTACTCAGATAAAAGATTTCCTCTTTTAATAAATTATGAAGGCGGTCTTAATCCTTTTGATTTGTGGTGGGAATATTATCCGAAAGTTCCGGTCGATGAATGTCAATGCTCTTTAGATGATTTCATTAACACTGAAGAAGCAATCGATTCACATTCATGA
- a CDS encoding gamma-glutamylcyclotransferase family protein, with product MKILRLNKQNEPDIDELFRMLSDLEGFLDEDVNINDELWNQNFQTVLDFQDPDGSFNLLNFIDMPSDARVDFYYMPTYVCTAVLMKTYLTDSSRFNTKEKSALSKGLKMSCCRNLSGHGYGGFKGQIEALNIFMKGGVREFIDLFPDFCPKFSEMIRRIISSFRDMESQGKFFGSWGESYETEIKAINEYFSNRNVFVYGTLMKGEGNARYLQNSAFLCTAVITGYQMYDVGWYPAIVSGDNLITGELYRVPIKDMPAIDMLEGEGTLYIKKCERVTDSKGNTTFAFVYIYNEDVSNLKKIDSWKEYVWYVSYGSNMLRERFMCYIKGGSYEGSRYRDPCDDTSLPIAVKTVEIPYDMYFGNESGSWENGGVSFIDTTKKGKALGVAYLITKKQFKHVREQENGGHFPGNGKWYTDIIDLGEMDGFEVKTITNKIFRRYNKPCDAYWDTLIKGIKENWPDMSDEDITDYLINCIR from the coding sequence ATGAAAATATTAAGATTAAATAAGCAAAATGAACCAGATATAGATGAACTTTTCAGAATGCTTTCCGATTTGGAAGGTTTTCTCGATGAAGACGTAAATATAAATGATGAGTTATGGAATCAGAACTTTCAAACAGTTCTTGATTTTCAGGACCCCGACGGAAGTTTCAATCTTTTAAATTTCATTGACATGCCGTCAGATGCGAGAGTTGACTTCTATTATATGCCAACATATGTCTGCACTGCAGTTTTAATGAAGACATACCTGACTGATTCCTCCAGATTCAATACAAAGGAAAAATCCGCTCTTTCAAAAGGTCTTAAAATGTCATGCTGCAGAAATTTATCCGGACATGGGTATGGAGGATTTAAAGGCCAAATCGAAGCCTTGAACATATTCATGAAAGGAGGAGTAAGAGAATTTATAGATTTATTCCCGGACTTCTGTCCCAAATTCAGCGAGATGATAAGGAGAATCATCTCCAGCTTCAGGGATATGGAATCTCAAGGCAAATTCTTTGGATCTTGGGGCGAAAGCTATGAAACGGAAATCAAGGCAATCAATGAATACTTTTCAAATAGAAATGTGTTTGTCTATGGAACGCTTATGAAGGGAGAAGGCAATGCCCGCTACCTCCAAAACAGCGCTTTCCTCTGCACTGCCGTAATCACAGGCTATCAGATGTATGATGTTGGCTGGTATCCAGCAATCGTTTCAGGAGATAACCTGATTACAGGTGAGCTGTACAGAGTTCCGATTAAAGATATGCCGGCGATTGACATGCTCGAAGGGGAAGGCACACTCTACATCAAAAAATGTGAAAGAGTAACAGACAGCAAAGGAAATACGACCTTTGCATTTGTTTACATTTACAATGAAGATGTTTCAAACCTTAAAAAAATAGATTCATGGAAGGAATATGTATGGTATGTTTCTTATGGAAGCAACATGCTAAGGGAAAGATTCATGTGCTATATAAAAGGTGGATCCTATGAAGGCAGCAGATATCGCGATCCTTGCGATGATACATCACTGCCCATAGCTGTCAAAACTGTTGAGATACCATATGACATGTACTTTGGTAATGAATCCGGTTCATGGGAAAATGGAGGTGTTTCTTTTATTGATACTACTAAAAAGGGCAAAGCTCTTGGAGTAGCCTATCTTATAACCAAAAAGCAATTTAAACATGTTCGGGAGCAGGAAAATGGCGGACATTTTCCTGGAAATGGTAAATGGTATACTGATATCATTGACCTTGGCGAAATGGATGGTTTTGAAGTAAAAACCATAACCAATAAAATCTTTCGTCGTTACAACAAACCCTGCGATGCATATTGGGATACATTGATTAAAGGAATAAAAGAAAACTGGCCGGATATGTCTGATGAAGACATTACTGATTATCTAATCAATTGTATTAGATAA
- a CDS encoding zinc ribbon domain-containing protein, with translation MVICPNCNKENNDEEYCVVCGTRLIEVEKERPIFPTSIEIQAITKNKEVINYFNDLNEKIKSQENLLKSLKEDPILKEYKKISQIKSENNDLKTQIEKNENEINDLKINLKVLKEEKENDLKEINELKNIKEKLESENAILSKKITNLKSKNNELKNELNRLKIKISESSEGITGTIGRFIKDVSNNFQNTSNTTHTICPNCGNSIESSTNFCIHCGHKLK, from the coding sequence ATGGTAATATGTCCGAATTGTAATAAAGAAAATAATGATGAAGAGTATTGTGTAGTTTGTGGTACTAGATTAATAGAAGTTGAAAAAGAAAGACCAATTTTTCCAACATCTATTGAAATTCAAGCTATTACCAAAAATAAGGAAGTTATTAATTATTTCAATGATTTAAATGAAAAAATCAAAAGTCAAGAAAATTTACTAAAAAGTTTAAAAGAAGATCCGATATTGAAAGAATATAAAAAGATTTCACAAATAAAAAGTGAGAATAATGATTTAAAAACTCAAATTGAAAAGAATGAAAATGAAATAAATGACTTGAAAATTAATTTGAAAGTTTTAAAAGAAGAAAAAGAGAATGATTTAAAAGAAATCAATGAATTAAAAAATATTAAAGAAAAATTAGAAAGTGAAAATGCAATTCTTTCTAAAAAAATTACTAATTTAAAATCTAAGAATAATGAATTGAAAAATGAATTGAATAGATTAAAAATTAAAATTAGTGAGTCCTCTGAAGGAATTACGGGTACAATTGGAAGGTTTATTAAGGATGTAAGTAATAATTTTCAAAATACTTCAAATACTACACACACTATTTGTCCAAACTGTGGTAATAGTATTGAATCCAGTACCAATTTTTGTATACACTGTGGTCATAAATTAAAATAA